A single window of Lutzomyia longipalpis isolate SR_M1_2022 chromosome 1, ASM2433408v1 DNA harbors:
- the LOC129787825 gene encoding phenoloxidase-activating factor 3, producing the protein MIILTLLPVVLCLTNIASAWDDFNYYDPYPDYLYNNRRSYRRYDSHEEDIFDRPCQCIKLKYCQSFIDILSRTTTTTISPILAKKFRKASCGFRNAEPVVCCPTPSTRYGRFNINKRDRGPTTEEAWVWDVEKEDRDTSNEGYDGWAGPKNRFNPNNFHHYDHHDYDRKPGGKWRNSYHPHFEDPDTRKNCPPGFSKEFDLPETVTPVADDAAISTTATPEVSTMDTKLSLINSELCGISVNTRIIGGEDAGPGQFPWMARLAYRNLTSGKVTYRCSGSVISDRYIVTAAHCVRNLIDDLQVVMVRLGELDTRSDIDCNAEQTRCTEAQDFEIERIIPHSMYDTPKYANDIALIRLRRRTNSSFISPLCLPTGQYANVPQNADTRAIIAGWGSMTAASNTPSPTLQWVRLPIVDNTGCADAYRRFSANSRTPIIVSDAQMCVQGRENMDACQGDSGGPLMSEGVPGAERYTLLGLVSFGPRTCGVSNFPGVYTRISSYIDWIMENIQV; encoded by the exons ATGATCATCTTAACGCTCTTACCCGTAGTATTATGTCTCACAAATATTG CCTCTGCCTGGGATGACTTCAATTACTATGACCCCTATCCAGATTATTTGTACAACAATCGACGATCCTACAGGAGGTACGATAGCCACGAGGAGGACATCTTCGACAGGCCGTGTCAgtgcataaaattaaaatactgCCAATCATTCATTGATATCCTCTCGCGCACAACAACCACAACAATCTCCCCAATTCTCGCAAAGAAATTCCGAAAAGCCTCCTGTGGATTCCGCAATGCTGAGCCTGTTGTGTGCTGCCCAACACCCAGCACACGGTATGGGcgatttaatataaataaacgCGATCGTGGACCAACAACGGAGGAAGCGTGGGTGTGGGATGTGGAGAAGGAGGACAGGGACACAAGCAATGAGGGCTATGATGGTTGGGCTGGCCCAAAGAATCGTTTCAATCCCAACAACTTCCACCACTATGATCATCATGATTACGACCGAAAGCCCGGGGGAAAGTGGAGAAATTCCTACCATCCCCACTTTGAGGATCCCGACACACGGAAAAATTGTCCTCCAGGATTCTCCAAAGAGTTCGATCTCCCAGAAACGGTTACTCCCGTTGCTGATGATGCAGCAATAAGCACCACCGCTACACCTGAAGTGTCAACAATGGACACAAAACTCTCCCTGATAAATTCGGAATTGTGTGGAATTTCAGTGAATACGAGAATCATCGGAGGAGAAGATGCTGGTCCAGGACAATTCCCATGGATGGCAAGGCTGGCATATAGAAATTTGA CGTCTGGAAAGGTAACATATCGATGTTCTGGATCAGTAATATCAGATAGATATATTGTGACGGCAGCTCATTGTGTacgaaatttaattgatgatCTTCAGGT AGTTATGGTGCGATTGGGTGAATTGGACACGCGGTCAGATATTGACTGTAATGCCGAGCAAACAAGGTGCACAGAAGCACAAGATTTTGAAATTGAGAGGATTATCCCGCATTCAATGTACGACACACCAAAATATGCAAATGATATTGCGCTCATTCGGCTGAGAAGACGCACAAATTCAT CCTTCATAAGTCCTCTGTGCCTACCCACTGGTCAGTACGCCAATGTACCACAAAATGCTGACACGAGGGCCATTATTGCCGGTTGGGGATCGATGACCGCAG CGAGCAATACCCCAAGTCCAACGCTTCAGTGGGTGAGATTGCCAATTGTGGATAACACAGGATGTGCCGATGCCTATAGGCGCTTCAGTGCAAATTCCCGGACTCCCATTATCGTCTCTGATGCCCAGATGTGTGTCCAAGGTAGAGAGAATATGGACGCGTGTCAAG gtGACAGTGGTGGCCCACTAATGAGTGAGGGTGTTCCAGGTGCCGAGCGGTATACCCTACTAGGTTTAGTCTCCTTTGGACCACGTACCTGCGGTGTGTCAAACTTCCCCGGCGTCTACACACGAATATCCTCGTATATTGATTGGATTATGGAAAATATACAAGTTTGA